Proteins from one Nitrobacteraceae bacterium AZCC 2146 genomic window:
- a CDS encoding 5-carboxymethyl-2-hydroxymuconic-semialdehyde dehydrogenase (product_source=KO:K00151; cath_funfam=3.40.605.10; cog=COG1012; ko=KO:K00151; pfam=PF00171; superfamily=53720; tigrfam=TIGR02299), translating into MAKSPVDPAAVFKVNNERAAPLLKKLKADGIGHIIDGQIVPSISGKAFETTSPIDGAVLAPVARGTAEDIDLAAKAAQRAFREWREMPATMRKKLLHRIADAIEDRAEDIAVLECIDTGQAHRFMAKAAVRGAENFRFFADKCTDARDGLNMPSDEHWNVSTRVPIGPVGVITPWNTPFMLSTWKIAPALAAGCTVVHKPAEWSPVTADLLSQLAKQAGLPDGVLNTVHGFGEEAGKALTEHPAIKAIAFVGETSTGAAIMAQGAPTLKRVHFELGGKNPVIVFDDADLDRALDAVVFMIYSLNGERCTSSSRLLIQDSIAEKFIDRLTARVKALKVGHPLDPSTEIGPLIHERHHAKVCSYFDIARQDGATIAVGGKPHDGPGGGHYVQPTLVTGAHKHMRVAQEEVFGPFLTVIQFRGEEEAIEIANAVQYGLTGYVWTADMGRALRVADALEAGMIWLNSENVRHLPTPFGGMKSSGIGRDGGDYSFDFYMETKHVSLAKGTHKIQRLGIEPGI; encoded by the coding sequence ATGGCTAAATCTCCTGTCGACCCTGCAGCCGTCTTCAAAGTCAATAACGAGCGCGCCGCGCCGCTACTGAAAAAGCTCAAAGCTGACGGCATCGGCCACATCATCGATGGCCAGATCGTGCCGTCGATATCCGGCAAGGCGTTCGAGACCACGTCGCCGATCGATGGCGCGGTGCTGGCGCCGGTGGCGCGCGGCACAGCCGAGGACATCGACCTTGCCGCCAAGGCGGCGCAGCGCGCCTTCCGGGAATGGCGCGAGATGCCGGCGACCATGCGCAAGAAGCTGCTGCATCGCATTGCCGACGCCATCGAGGACCGCGCCGAGGATATCGCGGTGCTGGAATGCATCGACACCGGACAAGCCCATCGCTTCATGGCCAAGGCAGCGGTGCGCGGCGCCGAGAATTTTCGCTTCTTCGCCGACAAATGCACCGACGCCCGCGACGGGCTGAACATGCCGAGCGACGAGCACTGGAACGTCTCCACGCGGGTGCCGATCGGCCCGGTCGGCGTCATCACGCCGTGGAACACGCCGTTCATGCTCTCGACCTGGAAGATCGCGCCGGCACTCGCGGCGGGCTGCACCGTCGTCCACAAGCCGGCGGAGTGGTCGCCGGTGACGGCCGATCTGCTGTCGCAACTGGCGAAGCAGGCAGGCCTGCCCGATGGCGTGCTCAACACCGTGCATGGCTTTGGCGAGGAAGCCGGCAAGGCATTGACCGAGCATCCCGCCATCAAGGCGATCGCCTTTGTCGGCGAAACATCCACCGGCGCCGCTATCATGGCGCAGGGCGCACCGACCTTGAAGCGCGTGCATTTCGAACTCGGCGGCAAGAATCCGGTGATCGTGTTCGACGATGCCGATCTCGACCGCGCGCTCGATGCTGTCGTCTTCATGATCTACTCGCTGAACGGTGAGCGCTGCACGTCATCGAGCCGGCTGCTGATCCAGGACAGCATCGCGGAGAAATTCATCGACAGGCTGACCGCGCGCGTGAAGGCGCTGAAGGTCGGCCATCCGCTCGACCCCAGCACCGAGATCGGCCCGCTGATCCACGAGCGCCACCACGCAAAAGTCTGCTCCTATTTCGATATCGCGCGACAGGACGGCGCCACCATCGCGGTCGGCGGCAAGCCGCATGACGGACCCGGCGGCGGACACTATGTGCAGCCGACGCTGGTCACCGGCGCCCACAAGCACATGCGCGTGGCGCAGGAAGAGGTGTTCGGCCCGTTCCTCACCGTGATCCAGTTCCGCGGCGAGGAGGAAGCCATCGAGATCGCCAATGCCGTGCAATACGGCCTCACCGGCTATGTCTGGACCGCGGACATGGGCCGCGCACTCCGCGTCGCCGATGCGCTGGAGGCCGGCATGATCTGGCTGAATTCGGAAAACGTCCGTCATCTGCCGACGCCGTTCGGCGGCATGAAATCGTCCGGCATCGGCCGCGACGGCGGCGACTACTCGTTCGACTTCTACATGGAAACCAAGCACGTCTCGCTTGCCAAGGGCACGCACAAGATCCAGCGCCTTGGCATCGAGCCGGGGATTTGA
- a CDS encoding catechol 2,3-dioxygenase (product_source=KO:K00446; cath_funfam=3.10.180.10; cog=COG0346; ko=KO:K00446; pfam=PF00903; superfamily=54593; tigrfam=TIGR02295): MPVPQHIFDPPFNILRSSHAVLDVVDLAASRAFYENTIGLHVEDADSEAVYLRGSEEHQHHSLVLRKAATAACHRLGFRVGNESDLDKAAAFFAANGIVYAFVERPYQGRTLHFTDPFGFQIELYASMEKRPHLLRRYDLYKGCHPQRLDHFNVFAAEVQDTIDFYARLGFRLTEYAEEDGENGRIAAAWMHRKGNVHDFAITNGKGPRLHHFAYWVPTAMNILHLCDVMATSGYLPNLERGPGRHGISNAFFLYVRDPDGHRLELYTSDYQTMDSDHEPLRWSLRDPRRQTLWGAPAPRSWFEQGSPFAGQKVREPLFTADVTIAD; encoded by the coding sequence ATGCCGGTCCCGCAGCACATCTTCGATCCGCCGTTCAACATCCTGCGCTCCAGCCACGCGGTGCTCGACGTCGTCGATCTCGCCGCCAGCCGCGCCTTCTATGAGAACACCATCGGGCTGCATGTCGAGGACGCCGACAGCGAGGCGGTCTATCTGCGCGGCAGCGAGGAGCACCAGCATCACTCGCTGGTGCTGCGCAAGGCTGCGACGGCCGCCTGCCACCGGCTCGGCTTTCGCGTCGGCAATGAAAGCGATCTCGACAAGGCGGCGGCGTTCTTTGCCGCGAATGGCATCGTCTACGCTTTCGTCGAAAGGCCGTACCAGGGGCGCACGCTACATTTTACTGATCCGTTCGGCTTCCAGATCGAGCTTTACGCCAGCATGGAGAAGCGGCCACATCTGCTGCGCCGCTACGATCTCTACAAGGGCTGCCACCCGCAACGGCTCGACCATTTCAACGTCTTCGCCGCCGAGGTGCAGGACACCATCGACTTCTACGCGCGGCTCGGCTTCCGCCTCACCGAATATGCCGAGGAAGACGGCGAGAACGGCCGCATTGCCGCGGCGTGGATGCACCGCAAGGGCAACGTGCACGACTTCGCCATCACCAACGGCAAAGGCCCGCGGCTGCACCACTTCGCCTATTGGGTGCCGACAGCGATGAACATCCTGCACCTCTGCGACGTGATGGCGACCTCGGGTTATCTCCCCAACCTGGAGCGCGGCCCCGGCCGCCACGGCATTTCCAACGCGTTCTTTCTCTATGTGCGCGATCCCGACGGCCATCGTCTCGAACTCTACACCAGCGACTACCAGACCATGGACAGCGACCATGAGCCGCTGCGCTGGTCGCTGCGCGATCCCCGCCGCCAGACGCTGTGGGGCGCCCCGGCGCCGCGCTCCTGGTTCGAGCAGGGTTCGCCGTTTGCCGGGCAGAAGGTGCGCGAGCCGTTGTTCACGGCCGATGTGACCATTGCAGATTAG
- a CDS encoding 2-keto-4-pentenoate hydratase/2-oxohepta-3-ene-1,7-dioic acid hydratase in catechol pathway (product_source=COG0179; cath_funfam=3.90.850.10; cog=COG0179; pfam=PF01557; superfamily=56529), translating to MTPHRLATFTVNGALKYGAVTDRGIVDLSARYAKHYPTLREAIAAGALLRLTDEAAKLSPDFALDAITWQPPIPAPEKIICIGVNYPDRNAEYKDGQDAPKFPSMFMRTPRSFVGHGTPLVRPRASKQLDYEGEVVLVIGKAGRHIAERDALDHIAAITLCNEGTIRDWVRHAKFNVTQGKNFDSTGSLGPWIVPYTNESQIADIRLTTHVNGELRQDDRTSRLMFGFRYLLSYISTFTTLMPGDVIVTGTPTGAGARFDPPRYLVPGDVIEVAAEGIGTLRNGVIDEAA from the coding sequence ATGACCCCTCACCGTCTTGCCACCTTCACCGTCAACGGCGCGCTCAAATACGGCGCCGTCACCGATCGCGGCATCGTCGATCTCTCGGCGCGGTATGCGAAGCATTATCCGACGCTGCGCGAGGCCATCGCGGCCGGTGCACTGCTGCGCCTGACGGACGAAGCCGCAAAGCTGTCGCCCGATTTCGCGCTCGATGCCATCACCTGGCAGCCGCCGATCCCGGCACCGGAAAAGATCATCTGCATTGGCGTCAACTATCCGGACCGCAACGCCGAATACAAGGACGGCCAGGACGCGCCAAAGTTTCCCAGCATGTTCATGCGCACGCCGCGCTCTTTCGTCGGCCACGGCACGCCGCTGGTGCGGCCGCGCGCCTCCAAGCAACTGGATTATGAGGGTGAAGTGGTGCTGGTGATCGGCAAGGCCGGCCGTCACATTGCGGAGCGCGACGCGCTGGATCACATCGCGGCGATCACGCTATGCAACGAAGGCACCATTCGCGACTGGGTGCGCCACGCCAAATTCAACGTCACCCAAGGCAAGAATTTCGATAGCACCGGCAGCCTCGGGCCCTGGATCGTGCCCTATACAAATGAATCGCAGATCGCCGATATCCGCCTCACCACCCACGTCAACGGCGAATTACGGCAGGACGACCGCACTTCCCGGCTGATGTTCGGCTTCCGCTATCTGCTCAGCTACATCTCGACCTTCACCACGCTGATGCCCGGCGACGTCATCGTCACGGGGACACCGACCGGCGCCGGTGCGCGGTTCGACCCGCCGCGTTATCTCGTCCCCGGCGACGTCATCGAGGTCGCCGCCGAAGGCATCGGCACATTGCGCAACGGCGTCATCGACGAAGCCGCATGA
- a CDS encoding acetolactate synthase-1/2/3 large subunit (product_source=KO:K01652; cath_funfam=3.40.50.1220,3.40.50.970; cog=COG0028; ko=KO:K01652; pfam=PF00205,PF02775,PF02776; superfamily=52467,52518), which translates to MTALTGGEAIVQGLVAHGVDTVFGLPGAQIYGLFDAFHQAQLKVIGARHEQACGYMAYGYARASGKPGVFSVVPGPGVLNAGAAMLTAFGSNEPVLCLTGQVPTAFLGKGRGHLHEMPDQLATLRSFVKWADRIEYPDTAPSAVSRGFQEMMSGRRGPVALEMPWDVFTQRADVGASTPFARLPAPQPDSERIKAAAALIGGSKAPMIFVGSGAFDAADEILELAELIDAPVVAFRSGRGIVSNAHELGLTMAAAYHLWPQTDLIIGIGTRLELPAWRWPYRPEGQKSVRIDIDPVEMRRFAADVAVVADAQAGTRDLLAAVRKVGYKKSAGRRQTIREASALALKKIQAVQPQMAYLNILREVLPANAIVTDELSQVGFTSWYGFPIYEPRTFITSGYQGTLGSGFPTALGAKVAHPDRPVVAITGDGGFMFAVQELATAVQFKIGVVTLVFNNNAYGNVRRDQLQVFDGRVTAADLVNPDFVKLAESFGVGAARVTSPETFRPALEKALADGGPYLIAIDVVRDSETSPWAFIHPAKP; encoded by the coding sequence ATGACGGCACTCACCGGCGGCGAAGCCATCGTGCAGGGCCTGGTCGCCCACGGCGTCGATACCGTGTTCGGGTTGCCGGGCGCGCAGATCTACGGGCTGTTCGACGCCTTCCATCAGGCGCAACTGAAGGTGATCGGCGCGCGGCACGAACAGGCCTGCGGCTACATGGCCTACGGCTATGCCCGCGCCTCCGGCAAGCCCGGCGTGTTCAGCGTGGTGCCCGGCCCCGGCGTGCTCAATGCCGGCGCCGCGATGCTCACCGCCTTCGGCTCCAACGAGCCGGTGCTGTGCCTGACAGGTCAGGTGCCGACCGCGTTTCTCGGCAAGGGCCGCGGCCATCTGCACGAAATGCCGGACCAGCTTGCAACGCTGCGCAGCTTCGTGAAATGGGCCGACCGGATCGAATATCCCGATACGGCGCCGAGCGCGGTTTCGCGCGGGTTTCAGGAGATGATGTCCGGCCGCCGCGGGCCGGTGGCGCTGGAAATGCCGTGGGACGTGTTTACGCAGCGCGCCGACGTCGGCGCCTCGACGCCGTTCGCCCGCCTGCCCGCGCCGCAGCCCGACAGCGAGCGCATCAAGGCCGCCGCGGCGCTGATTGGCGGCAGCAAAGCGCCGATGATCTTCGTCGGATCTGGCGCGTTCGACGCCGCCGATGAAATCCTCGAACTTGCCGAACTGATCGATGCGCCCGTGGTCGCGTTTCGCTCAGGCCGCGGCATCGTCAGCAATGCCCACGAACTCGGGCTCACCATGGCCGCCGCCTATCACCTGTGGCCGCAGACCGATCTCATCATTGGCATCGGCACGCGGCTGGAATTGCCCGCGTGGCGCTGGCCGTATCGGCCGGAGGGCCAGAAGTCGGTCCGCATCGATATCGATCCCGTCGAGATGCGCCGCTTCGCCGCCGATGTCGCTGTCGTCGCCGATGCACAGGCCGGCACGCGCGACCTGCTCGCCGCGGTGCGCAAGGTCGGCTACAAAAAATCGGCCGGCCGCCGCCAGACGATCCGCGAGGCCTCGGCGCTGGCGCTCAAGAAGATTCAGGCGGTGCAGCCGCAGATGGCCTATCTCAACATTCTGCGCGAGGTGCTGCCGGCCAATGCCATCGTCACCGATGAACTGTCGCAGGTTGGCTTCACTTCATGGTACGGCTTCCCGATCTACGAGCCGCGCACTTTCATCACCTCCGGCTATCAGGGCACGCTCGGCTCCGGCTTCCCCACCGCGCTCGGTGCAAAAGTCGCGCATCCGGATCGGCCGGTAGTGGCCATCACCGGCGACGGCGGTTTCATGTTCGCGGTGCAGGAACTGGCCACCGCCGTACAGTTCAAGATCGGCGTGGTGACGCTGGTGTTCAACAACAACGCCTATGGCAATGTCAGGCGCGACCAGTTGCAGGTGTTCGATGGCCGCGTGACGGCCGCCGATCTGGTCAATCCGGATTTCGTCAAGCTGGCGGAATCCTTTGGCGTCGGCGCGGCGCGTGTCACCTCACCGGAGACATTCCGACCAGCGCTCGAAAAAGCGCTGGCCGACGGCGGCCCCTATCTGATCGCCATCGACGTAGTCAGGGATTCCGAAACCAGCCCGTGGGCCTTCATCCATCCGGCGAAGCCGTAG
- a CDS encoding branched-chain amino acid transport system substrate-binding protein (product_source=KO:K01999; cath_funfam=3.40.50.2300; cleavage_site_network=SignalP-noTM; cog=COG0683; ko=KO:K01999; pfam=PF13458; superfamily=53822) yields MTFRMGLTAVFMASLATSALAEPITKPLKIAVLNDKSSVFSDAGGVGSVVAAQLAVDDAGGKVRGQPVVLLGPDHQNKTDVGVSLARDLYDQQGVDAIFDIGNSAISLAVQNMARERGKVLVHVGSATADIFGKACSPTGAMWLYDTYSLAQGIAKAVVQQGGDSWFFITADYAFGIAMQTEVSKVVTAAGGKVLGAVRHPVGTMDFSSFLLQAQSSGAKVIALANASGDTVTNIKQAREFQIGEGKQKLAVLIFYLTSVHALGAEATQGVQYLTGYYWDNDEPSRTFGKRFAAKHGGKMPTHAQAGVYSAVRHYLRAAEAANDNDGLTVMRKMKAMPVDDFFAPGARVREDGRLMNDMLLAEVKKPSEVKGEWDLLKIKSKIKAEDIMRPVADGGCTQLDPPVKQ; encoded by the coding sequence ATGACCTTTCGCATGGGCCTGACGGCTGTTTTCATGGCGTCCCTGGCAACGTCTGCGCTCGCCGAACCGATCACCAAACCCCTCAAGATCGCCGTCCTGAATGACAAGAGCTCGGTGTTCTCCGACGCCGGCGGGGTCGGCAGCGTGGTCGCCGCACAACTCGCGGTCGATGACGCCGGCGGCAAGGTGCGGGGACAGCCGGTCGTGCTGCTCGGCCCTGACCACCAGAACAAGACCGATGTCGGCGTCTCGCTGGCGCGCGACCTGTATGACCAGCAGGGCGTCGATGCGATCTTCGATATCGGCAATTCGGCGATCTCGCTGGCGGTGCAGAACATGGCGCGCGAGCGCGGCAAGGTGCTGGTCCACGTCGGGTCCGCCACCGCCGACATTTTCGGCAAGGCCTGTTCGCCGACCGGCGCGATGTGGCTGTACGACACCTATTCGCTGGCGCAGGGCATCGCCAAGGCCGTGGTGCAGCAGGGCGGCGACAGCTGGTTCTTCATCACTGCCGACTATGCGTTCGGCATCGCGATGCAGACCGAAGTCTCCAAGGTCGTCACCGCGGCCGGCGGCAAGGTGCTCGGCGCGGTGCGTCACCCCGTCGGCACGATGGATTTCTCCTCGTTCCTGCTGCAAGCGCAATCGTCCGGCGCCAAGGTGATCGCGCTGGCCAACGCGTCCGGCGATACCGTGACCAACATCAAGCAGGCGCGCGAATTCCAGATCGGCGAGGGCAAGCAGAAGCTGGCAGTGCTGATCTTCTATCTCACATCGGTCCATGCGCTCGGCGCCGAGGCGACCCAGGGTGTGCAGTATCTCACCGGCTATTACTGGGACAATGATGAGCCCAGCCGCACCTTTGGTAAGCGCTTCGCGGCGAAGCACGGCGGCAAGATGCCGACTCATGCCCAGGCTGGCGTCTACAGCGCTGTGCGGCATTATCTGCGCGCGGCCGAGGCCGCCAATGACAATGATGGCCTCACTGTGATGCGCAAGATGAAGGCGATGCCGGTGGATGATTTCTTCGCGCCCGGCGCCCGCGTCCGCGAAGACGGCCGCCTGATGAACGACATGCTGCTTGCCGAAGTAAAGAAGCCATCCGAGGTCAAGGGCGAATGGGACTTGCTCAAGATCAAGAGCAAGATCAAGGCCGAGGACATCATGCGGCCGGTCGCAGATGGTGGCTGTACGCAGCTCGATCCGCCGGTGAAGCAGTAA
- a CDS encoding MFS family permease (product_source=COG0477; cog=COG0477; pfam=PF07690; superfamily=103473; transmembrane_helix_parts=Inside_1_16,TMhelix_17_39,Outside_40_42,TMhelix_43_65,Inside_66_85,TMhelix_86_108,Outside_109_117,TMhelix_118_140,Inside_141_150,TMhelix_151_173,Outside_174_182,TMhelix_183_200,Inside_201_220,TMhelix_221_243,Outside_244_257,TMhelix_258_280,Inside_281_286,TMhelix_287_309,Outside_310_318,TMhelix_319_341,Inside_342_347,TMhelix_348_370,Outside_371_379,TMhelix_380_402,Inside_403_414) has translation MSDLERSDDTISSSGTSAGVYLAVLQLVFTLLWTVYVIYLPKLAANVGIAPSAVIFILMMDQLIFTVTDTAMGIVADRISRVVGRLGMVVGVLTAISCAVFIALPFVAGGGPNAQAALIALIAVWAITSSALRAPPLTLLGKYSARPSRPFLAALVMLGYGVAGALSPYLGVVLRDTDARLPFIISSVVLLLVALALSRVERGLVQAAARPGRTAPPTRPLGRVPVMFIASMVILALGYQLHFSINSAPFFLRFAKPADLEWLMPVFWIGFNIAMFPASVVTRRRGGLVVMGVAGLLGAVAVIGAEMAGSLNMLIVTQFIAGAAWGCMLMSAVSAALAIGETGAEGKVVGLVFSALALATFARLAAVAGGLQKLPDYAPLLHWAPVACWSVAGAGLLVLAASRVQRRSRAVQAV, from the coding sequence ATGAGCGATCTCGAACGATCCGACGATACGATCAGCTCAAGCGGCACCAGCGCCGGCGTCTATCTCGCCGTGCTGCAACTGGTGTTCACGCTGCTGTGGACCGTCTACGTGATCTATTTGCCAAAACTCGCCGCCAATGTCGGCATCGCTCCGTCGGCCGTCATTTTCATCCTGATGATGGACCAACTGATCTTCACTGTCACCGACACCGCGATGGGCATCGTCGCCGACAGGATCTCGCGCGTCGTCGGCCGGCTAGGCATGGTCGTCGGTGTGCTCACCGCAATCTCCTGCGCAGTGTTCATCGCGCTGCCGTTCGTCGCCGGTGGTGGTCCGAACGCGCAGGCCGCATTGATTGCGCTGATCGCGGTCTGGGCCATCACCTCGTCGGCGCTGCGTGCGCCGCCGCTGACGCTGCTCGGCAAATACAGCGCGCGGCCGTCGCGGCCGTTTCTGGCAGCGCTGGTGATGCTCGGCTATGGCGTCGCCGGTGCGCTGTCGCCCTATCTCGGCGTGGTGCTGCGCGATACCGATGCACGGTTGCCCTTCATCATCTCCAGCGTGGTGTTGCTATTGGTGGCGCTGGCGTTGTCACGGGTCGAGCGCGGTCTGGTGCAGGCGGCGGCGCGCCCGGGCCGCACGGCGCCGCCGACAAGACCGCTCGGCCGCGTGCCGGTGATGTTCATCGCCTCCATGGTCATCCTCGCACTCGGCTATCAATTGCATTTCAGCATCAACAGCGCACCGTTCTTCCTGCGTTTCGCCAAACCGGCGGATCTGGAATGGCTGATGCCGGTGTTCTGGATAGGCTTCAACATCGCGATGTTTCCGGCCAGCGTCGTCACCCGGCGCCGTGGCGGATTGGTCGTGATGGGTGTCGCGGGTCTGCTTGGCGCCGTCGCCGTGATCGGCGCGGAGATGGCCGGCAGCCTCAACATGCTGATCGTGACGCAGTTCATCGCCGGCGCGGCGTGGGGCTGCATGCTGATGAGCGCGGTGTCGGCGGCGCTGGCGATCGGCGAGACCGGTGCCGAAGGCAAGGTGGTCGGCCTGGTGTTTTCCGCGCTGGCGCTGGCGACCTTTGCGCGGCTGGCCGCGGTTGCCGGTGGCTTGCAGAAACTGCCGGACTACGCGCCATTGCTGCACTGGGCACCGGTGGCGTGCTGGTCGGTCGCTGGCGCGGGACTGCTGGTGCTGGCGGCATCGCGGGTGCAGCGGCGCAGCCGGGCCGTGCAGGCGGTCTGA
- a CDS encoding alkylated DNA repair protein (DNA oxidative demethylase) (product_source=KO:K03919; cath_funfam=2.60.120.590; cog=COG3145; ko=KO:K03919; pfam=PF13532; superfamily=51197; tigrfam=TIGR00568), producing MPDLFAGLADPQPAQETMAEGAVLLRGFFAASEADVIADLRAIVAQAPFRHMVTPGGHTMSVAMTNCGSKGWVTDRRGYRYDGIDPESGQKWPAMPSSFRDLAERAAEQGGFNGFAPDACLVNRYVPGAKMSLHQDKDELDLGAPIVSVSLGLPATFMFGGLLRSDKPKRFRLAHGDIAVWGGPARLAFHGVAPLADGEHPVMGRQRINLTFRKVV from the coding sequence ATGCCAGATCTGTTTGCGGGACTCGCTGATCCCCAGCCCGCGCAGGAGACGATGGCGGAAGGCGCGGTATTGCTGCGCGGCTTCTTCGCCGCGAGCGAAGCGGATGTGATCGCGGACCTGCGCGCCATCGTGGCGCAGGCGCCGTTCCGCCACATGGTGACGCCGGGCGGCCACACCATGTCGGTGGCGATGACCAATTGCGGCAGCAAGGGCTGGGTCACCGATCGCCGGGGCTATCGCTATGATGGCATCGATCCGGAAAGCGGACAGAAGTGGCCCGCAATGCCGTCCTCATTCCGCGACCTCGCTGAACGCGCGGCCGAGCAGGGCGGCTTCAACGGCTTCGCGCCAGATGCATGCTTGGTCAATCGCTATGTACCCGGCGCAAAGATGTCGCTGCATCAGGACAAGGACGAACTCGATCTCGGCGCGCCGATCGTCTCGGTCTCGCTTGGCCTGCCGGCGACGTTCATGTTCGGTGGACTCTTGCGCAGCGACAAGCCGAAGCGCTTTCGGCTCGCACATGGCGACATCGCAGTGTGGGGCGGCCCCGCGCGGCTGGCTTTTCACGGCGTTGCGCCGCTTGCCGACGGGGAGCACCCCGTGATGGGCCGCCAGCGCATCAATCTCACTTTTCGCAAGGTGGTTTAG
- a CDS encoding hypothetical protein (product_source=COG3826; cog=COG3826; ko=KO:K09990; pfam=PF09859; superfamily=51197) yields MVSLAGKARRANIAPARSTLSRIDAIDWTQLGRDLDARGCAVIEGLLSSDECYALASLYPDDTRFRSRVVMGRHGFGRGEYKYFSYPLPDLIAELRPALYAPLRQVANRWNEAMGIDIRYPADHAAFLKRCHDAGQTRPTPLLLQYGKDDYNCLHQDLYGEHVFPLQVAILLSEPGEDFTGGEFVLTEQRPRMQSRPEVVPLRRGDAVVFAVHHRPVQGTRGFYRVNLRHGVSRLRSGHRHTVGVIFHDAK; encoded by the coding sequence ATGGTTTCTCTCGCAGGCAAGGCACGACGCGCGAATATCGCGCCCGCGCGATCGACGCTGTCACGCATCGATGCCATCGACTGGACGCAACTCGGCCGCGACCTCGATGCGCGGGGCTGTGCTGTCATCGAAGGACTGCTCTCCTCCGACGAATGCTACGCGCTGGCGTCGCTCTATCCCGACGATACCCGCTTCCGTAGTCGCGTCGTGATGGGCCGCCATGGCTTCGGCCGCGGCGAGTACAAGTATTTTTCCTATCCGCTGCCGGACCTGATCGCGGAGCTGCGCCCGGCGCTGTATGCGCCGTTGAGGCAGGTCGCCAATCGCTGGAACGAAGCGATGGGCATCGATATCCGCTATCCCGCGGATCACGCCGCGTTCCTGAAGCGCTGTCACGATGCCGGGCAAACTCGGCCGACGCCGCTGCTGCTGCAATATGGCAAGGACGACTACAACTGCCTGCATCAGGACCTCTATGGCGAGCACGTCTTTCCGCTGCAGGTGGCGATCCTGCTCTCGGAGCCCGGCGAGGATTTCACCGGCGGTGAATTCGTTCTGACCGAGCAGCGGCCGCGGATGCAGTCGCGACCCGAAGTGGTGCCGCTGCGCCGTGGCGATGCGGTGGTTTTTGCTGTGCATCACAGGCCTGTGCAGGGCACCCGCGGCTTCTATCGTGTTAATCTGCGCCATGGCGTCAGCCGGCTCCGATCCGGCCACCGCCATACTGTTGGTGTGATTTTTCACGACGCGAAGTGA